In the genome of Lactuca sativa cultivar Salinas chromosome 3, Lsat_Salinas_v11, whole genome shotgun sequence, the window CTATTTCCATGAGTCAGCATGTCAGTGTAGCAGCTCCCACACTGTTCTCTGTTGCCATGTGTGCCAGGTGGCACACAGTTACACCTTTGACAGCACGTGCCACATGCCCTTGTGCACACGTTTGGCCTTGAATGCTTCCCACACCTTACTGCGCATAGACTCCCACAGTCtgcgtaattaacacaaaagacCCTCAACACCTTTCTCTATACATATTCAGTCCCAAAAATACCTTTAATATTTTGGAAAAATGCACAAAAATACCTACAAACCCCAAAAACCTGCGGTTTGGTCCTTTAACAACCTAAAAAATCACACCCATGAATTTCTATTTGTGTAAGTACAACAAAATAAATGATAATAAGAAATTAACAAAGTATGAGTAAGAAACCTGGGGTTGATGAGCTTGGGCCTCTATCCCAGCCtcggatgaagaagaagaagaaacctgAAAAGcccataataaaaaaaatacgtgACAAATACACATATAAAGCTACAATAGTGAGAATGAGAACTAAAGGATTAAAGATTATAAAAATTGTTTTCGTATTGGAACTTTTTCTTCTTAATACAATATTAAAGATATATATTTCTAGCGTTGATAAGTTGATATGATCTTCATTTTTTGTacatataaaatcaaaataagTCGTTATTAATGGTCCATAAACGTAATCTATATAAGGAACTATTTATTAATTTAGCTATGATTCAGAAAAATACCTGAGACAGAGAAATGAGAAAGATGGAAATGATAAGTAGGAGGAGAAACTTTGAAGTGGAAGCCATTTTTGCATGGAATTGAAAGTTGTGAAAGAAATTATGAAGGTGGTTCGTTCTTATAAAAGAGGGTTATGGGCTTTGGGAAGTGAACCAGGTTTTGTCTTTATTTGCCAGCTGTCTTCTGCTAACaaaactaattttataatttataaataaagaatacaGTCGTTCGACTCAGCTATACATTTACTTTACTATGTAACACTTGCTTGCCACGTGTCTTCTGCCCACGAAATGAAAGGCTACGTATTTTATTAAAATGGAAGGGTTCGTAGAACTATGAGTCATGATGTTATATTGTTATATTTACCTTGAGTTAATATTTTTTGTTCTTATTCAAGTCTAATTTCTTTGTTTGCAAGTCGATAAAAGAAATGGTATAATTCATAGGATAAAAACCCTTTTGTTTATCAATTAAAGAAATTTATCAAAAGGTCAATTCCGATTTCCGATCATTCTCGTAAAGCTTATTATTTTTTCTTAACAGGAAGAAGTTTATTAATCCAATACTAGCAAAAGGCTAGTGGAAAACAATAAAAATACAAATTAAATTATAAAAGGTGGTTTTAatctcacaaaaaaaaaaaaaattgaattatagTTCATCGCCTTGCCTTCGAAAATCCTATTGTTCTTCGTGCCACCATAGGACTCAAATGAAAGCCAATTAAGAGGATGATTCGAAAACCTGTTGTTTTTCTTAATTTTCTCTTGAATCACGTTTCTTGATCAATTGGAACACGTCTTTTAAAGAATCCATTGTTGTGGGTAAATTTTTACACCAAACATATATGGAGAAGAGCATATACCTCCGATTCCCAATAAAAATTGCAACGAATGCTCTTAGTGAAGATCAAATATAACATTTTGTTTTTGGATAGTGGAGTTTTTCCTCGAAACAGTGAAGATGAGTGATCTTTTCGCTCAAGTAGACTACAGAGATGCTTTAGATTCTTTTGTAGGTAAAACTCAAGCTACTTGTTCAAATCGAATTCAAAAGTTACTCAACACAGAGTTGTCGTATATATCAAATAAGGAATTCAACATATAGTTTAAAATGTTTTAGCTACAAATGTAGTCATTGTTCTTACACTTACTATGCTTGAGAAGTTTAAAAATCACCAACAGTCTATAATGTAGCCATATTCTTTCCGTGATCATACAAATAGATGTACAACATTGATAATAGTTACAAAACTAATACAATCAAAAAAAATATCTTATTTATGGAACTTGAACAAGTCAAAAGTTTATTCctaataaatatacatttatTAGATtaaagatatttaaaaaaaaaaaaaaaagtgcacCTTAGAAGCATATGTTATAACCAGTcaataaaaataagaaaacaaaaataGCTGCATGCAAATAAGTTCTTCACAAAATTTCTAAACACCCCTACAGTCGGGATGCCTACCCAACcaagtataaataaaactaacaaaaataataataaaatgtgGAAATACCTCTTAACAACATTTTTCTCCTTTGggtattatatataaaatgatCTAAAACCCAATACTTAATTCCTTTTCATTCATCTCATACACATGATCTCTTGCATCGGTCAAAGCACTTTGACCTAGCTTCGTAAGAAAAT includes:
- the LOC111888384 gene encoding snakin-2; the protein is MASTSKFLLLLIISIFLISLSQVSSSSSSEAGIEAQAHQPQVVKGPNRRFLGFVDCGSLCAVRCGKHSRPNVCTRACGTCCQRCNCVPPGTHGNREQCGSCYTDMLTHGNRPKCP